One Pseudonocardia sediminis DNA window includes the following coding sequences:
- a CDS encoding bifunctional riboflavin kinase/FAD synthetase: MQRWRGLEAVPSGWGRCVVTVGVFDGVHRGHRQLIERAVQRGREKGLPIVVVTFDPHPAELVRPGTHPARLSTLDRRAQLISECGADVFCVIPFTPQLARMEPAEFAHEILVDRLHAAAVVVGSNFTFGYRAAGDVTALARLGDRFGFTLEALDLISDDEVTFSSTYIRSCIDAGAVAAAADALGRWHRVDGVVVHGHKRGRDLGFPTANVACPPYTAVPADGVYAGWFGIGDRKLPTAVSVGTNPTFSGRNRTVEAYVLDVDEDFYGHEVSVEFVERLRGQETYDGLEPLIAQMTADVEQTRALLASS, encoded by the coding sequence GTGCAGCGCTGGCGTGGACTCGAGGCCGTGCCCTCCGGATGGGGGCGGTGCGTGGTCACCGTCGGCGTGTTCGACGGCGTGCACCGCGGCCACCGGCAGCTCATCGAGCGCGCCGTGCAGCGCGGACGGGAGAAGGGCCTGCCGATCGTCGTCGTGACCTTCGACCCGCACCCGGCCGAGCTCGTCCGCCCCGGCACCCATCCGGCGCGGCTGAGCACCCTGGACCGGCGCGCCCAGCTGATCTCCGAGTGCGGGGCCGACGTGTTCTGCGTCATCCCGTTCACGCCGCAGCTGGCACGGATGGAACCGGCCGAGTTCGCGCACGAGATCCTCGTCGACCGGCTGCACGCCGCGGCCGTCGTCGTGGGCAGCAACTTCACGTTCGGCTACCGCGCCGCCGGTGACGTGACGGCGCTGGCCCGGCTGGGGGATCGGTTCGGGTTCACGCTCGAGGCACTCGACCTGATCAGCGACGACGAGGTCACGTTCTCCTCGACCTACATCCGCTCCTGCATCGACGCCGGCGCGGTCGCCGCGGCCGCCGACGCGCTGGGCCGCTGGCACCGGGTCGACGGCGTCGTGGTGCACGGGCACAAGCGCGGCCGCGACCTCGGGTTCCCGACCGCGAACGTCGCGTGCCCGCCCTACACCGCCGTTCCCGCCGACGGCGTGTACGCGGGGTGGTTCGGGATCGGCGACCGCAAGCTCCCGACGGCGGTCTCGGTCGGCACCAACCCGACGTTCTCCGGACGCAACCGCACGGTCGAGGCCTACGTGCTCGACGTCGACGAGGACTTCTACGGCCACGAGGTCAGCGTGGAGTTCGTGGAGCGCCTGCGCGGCCAGGAGACCTACGACGGCCTCGAGCCGCTGATCGCCCAGATGACCGCCGACGTCGAGCAGACCCGGGCGTTGCTGGCGTCGAGCTGA
- a CDS encoding sensor histidine kinase has product MTAPQNIRWARLQWDSVAVARIGRVPQRRSRLVRRLLVLQLVTVLITVGGLAALGMWGAQRIELDSAGRLTGATAAALAGDPAVVDTLGGGGDVATLSARMQPLAERVRVASGTGFIVVMDPSGLRYSHSETDRIGGIYQGTLAPALAGQPLTEVYTGTLGPSVRTVVPVFSGGRVVGAVSVGVLQTRVSDLALMYLPEIVGAAALALALGAGLAWLLARRLRRQTLGLEPDEITAAYTHHDAVLHAVGEGLLVVDSDRRLVVVNAEARRLLGLDGTSSSPAHPGTESPGPTAPGPTPAGPTSAGPNPTDPTATGPAAAGPAAAGPAAAGPAGGSAGEMTSMTPGGRPEGHQRHPTHGRGADRPGRRVPAGQGTGESGLDLLRIDPAVRAVLDRGHDEDLRDEPALAGERVLLVNSRAAGPAAGPGTRVFTLRDRTELAGALRERDDARDRVAALSGQAHEFANRMQTVITLMELGDTADATRAGVAALDRTRGPGAAVAAEVLDPVLAALLADKAWTADELDVAFTVTDEIDPGDVCGADPGSPDVALGDRLPWSADDLVSLAGNLVDNALEAVSGQPRTAPDGTRRAVAVTISLDGPRPVGPDSTLVLRVSDTGPGIPADTVADLFTYGFSTRGVDGGRPRGIGLALVDRITRRLGGTVEVTARTGEGATGTGEASDRGPADQGATDSGDADPTWWPGAPGAGGTNGAGGTNGAGGAHGAGKTDGAGGTGTVFTVRLPFSPVLASTTPVVHDPEPRRHGEPSSDRIHAS; this is encoded by the coding sequence ATGACAGCGCCGCAGAACATCCGCTGGGCCCGCCTGCAGTGGGACAGTGTCGCGGTGGCGAGGATCGGACGGGTTCCGCAGCGACGGTCGCGGCTGGTGCGGCGGCTGCTGGTACTGCAGCTGGTCACGGTGCTGATCACCGTCGGCGGGCTGGCGGCGCTCGGGATGTGGGGCGCGCAGCGGATCGAGCTCGACTCCGCGGGCCGGCTCACCGGCGCCACCGCCGCGGCCCTGGCCGGGGACCCCGCCGTCGTCGACACGCTGGGCGGCGGCGGCGACGTCGCCACGCTCTCGGCCCGCATGCAGCCGCTGGCCGAACGGGTCCGGGTCGCCTCGGGCACCGGGTTCATCGTGGTCATGGACCCGTCCGGGCTGCGCTACAGCCACTCCGAGACCGACCGGATCGGCGGCATATACCAGGGCACCCTCGCCCCCGCGCTGGCCGGGCAACCGCTGACCGAGGTCTACACCGGGACGCTCGGCCCGTCGGTCCGCACCGTCGTTCCGGTGTTCTCCGGCGGACGCGTCGTCGGGGCGGTGTCGGTCGGGGTCCTGCAGACGCGGGTCAGCGACCTGGCCCTGATGTACCTGCCCGAGATCGTCGGTGCCGCCGCCCTGGCGCTCGCGCTCGGCGCCGGGCTCGCCTGGCTGCTGGCCCGCCGTCTGCGCCGCCAGACGCTCGGCCTGGAGCCGGACGAGATCACCGCCGCCTACACCCATCACGACGCCGTGCTGCACGCCGTCGGTGAGGGACTCCTGGTCGTCGACTCCGACCGCCGGCTGGTCGTGGTCAACGCCGAGGCCCGGCGCCTGCTGGGGCTCGACGGAACCAGCTCCTCCCCGGCGCACCCGGGCACGGAGTCCCCGGGCCCGACCGCCCCAGGTCCGACCCCCGCTGGTCCGACCTCCGCTGGTCCGAACCCCACAGACCCGACCGCCACAGGTCCGGCCGCCGCGGGTCCGGCCGCCGCGGGTCCGGCCGCCGCAGGTCCGGCCGGCGGGAGCGCAGGTGAGATGACGTCCATGACTCCTGGAGGTCGCCCGGAGGGCCATCAGCGTCATCCCACCCACGGTCGTGGAGCCGACCGGCCCGGGCGCCGGGTGCCCGCCGGGCAGGGGACGGGCGAGTCGGGGCTCGACCTGCTCCGGATCGACCCGGCGGTGCGCGCGGTCCTGGACCGCGGGCACGACGAGGACCTGCGCGACGAGCCGGCGCTCGCCGGGGAACGGGTGCTGCTGGTGAACAGCCGCGCGGCCGGTCCCGCGGCCGGACCGGGGACGCGGGTGTTCACCCTGCGCGACCGCACCGAGCTTGCCGGGGCGCTGCGCGAGCGCGACGACGCTCGCGACCGGGTCGCGGCACTGTCCGGGCAGGCGCACGAGTTCGCGAACCGGATGCAGACCGTGATCACGCTGATGGAGCTCGGCGACACCGCGGACGCCACCCGCGCCGGGGTGGCCGCCCTGGACCGGACCCGCGGGCCGGGCGCCGCCGTCGCCGCCGAGGTGCTCGACCCCGTCCTCGCCGCCCTGCTCGCGGACAAGGCCTGGACCGCCGACGAGCTCGACGTCGCGTTCACCGTCACCGACGAGATCGACCCCGGCGACGTGTGTGGCGCCGATCCCGGGTCCCCCGACGTTGCCCTCGGCGACCGCCTGCCCTGGTCCGCCGACGACCTCGTGTCGCTGGCCGGCAACCTCGTCGACAACGCGCTGGAGGCCGTCTCCGGGCAGCCGCGCACCGCGCCCGACGGTACCCGGCGGGCCGTCGCGGTCACGATCTCCCTGGACGGCCCCCGCCCCGTCGGTCCGGACAGCACGTTGGTCCTGCGCGTCTCCGACACCGGGCCGGGCATCCCCGCCGACACCGTGGCCGACCTGTTCACCTACGGCTTCAGCACCCGCGGCGTCGACGGCGGGCGCCCGCGCGGCATCGGTCTCGCCCTGGTGGACCGGATCACCCGCCGCCTCGGTGGGACCGTCGAGGTCACCGCACGCACCGGCGAGGGCGCCACCGGGACGGGCGAAGCCTCCGACCGGGGGCCCGCCGATCAGGGAGCCACCGATTCGGGAGACGCCGACCCGACATGGTGGCCGGGCGCGCCCGGCGCCGGCGGAACCAACGGTGCCGGCGGAACCAACGGTGCCGGTGGAGCTCACGGGGCCGGCAAAACCGACGGTGCCGGCGGAACGGGGACCGTGTTCACGGTGCGGCTGCCGTTCTCGCCGGTGCTCGCATCGACCACGCCGGTCGTGCACGATCCGGAGCCACGCCGTCACGGTGAGCCCTCCTCCGACCGGATCCACGCTTCATGA
- the truB gene encoding tRNA pseudouridine(55) synthase TruB: MAGSSSVPASRTPPPPPGLVIVDKESGPTSHDVVGKLRRIMGTRKVGHAGTLDPMATGVLVIGVERATKLLGHLSLDTKAYTATIRLGRVTSTDDAQGEAVADVDASAVDESAIRDGIAALTGDIEQVPSSVSAIKIDGKRAYQRVREGEEVEIPARPVTVSAFELVDLRRGDGVTDLDVVVDCTSGTYVRALARDLGAGLGVGGHLTALRRTRVGPFTLDHARTVEQLADAPGLSLDLAAAVATAFPRHDVDASAAADVGFGRSLPAAGLTGTYGVFAPDGRAVALMADAGELARPVVVLAPAG; the protein is encoded by the coding sequence CTGGCAGGATCGTCGTCCGTGCCCGCGTCCCGTACCCCTCCGCCACCGCCCGGACTCGTGATCGTCGACAAGGAGTCGGGGCCGACGTCGCACGACGTCGTGGGGAAGCTGCGCCGGATCATGGGCACCCGCAAGGTCGGCCACGCCGGGACGCTGGACCCGATGGCCACCGGCGTGCTGGTGATCGGCGTCGAGCGGGCGACGAAGCTGCTCGGGCACCTCTCGCTCGACACCAAGGCCTACACCGCGACGATCCGGCTCGGGCGCGTGACCAGCACCGACGACGCCCAGGGGGAGGCCGTCGCCGACGTCGACGCCTCCGCCGTCGACGAGTCCGCGATCCGCGACGGCATCGCCGCGCTGACCGGCGACATCGAACAGGTGCCCAGCTCGGTCAGTGCCATCAAGATCGACGGCAAGCGCGCCTACCAGCGCGTCCGCGAGGGCGAGGAGGTGGAGATCCCGGCCCGCCCGGTCACGGTCTCGGCGTTCGAGCTCGTCGACCTGAGGCGCGGCGACGGCGTCACCGACCTCGACGTCGTCGTCGACTGCACCTCGGGCACCTACGTCCGGGCGCTGGCCCGTGACCTCGGCGCCGGGCTCGGGGTCGGCGGGCACCTCACGGCCCTGCGCCGCACCCGCGTCGGGCCGTTCACCCTCGACCACGCGCGGACCGTCGAACAGCTCGCGGACGCCCCCGGGCTCTCCCTGGACCTCGCCGCCGCGGTGGCGACGGCGTTCCCGCGCCACGACGTCGACGCCTCGGCCGCGGCCGACGTCGGCTTCGGCAGGTCGCTTCCCGCCGCGGGCCTGACCGGCACCTACGGGGTCTTCGCCCCGGACGGCCGCGCCGTGGCGCTGATGGCCGACGCGGGCGAGCTCGCCCGCCCCGTCGTCGTCCTGGCCCCGGCGGGCTGA
- a CDS encoding DHH family phosphoesterase, producing MAPGPVPATPPGHRDVPPGPVDADGVAELLRGASGVLVLGHIRPDADAMGSAVALATAVRRSGVPAVVSFGGPDPVPETLRTLDPDGLVVEPDEVPQRPDVLVCCDVSSPPRLGSLTPLLDAARVSLVVDHHASYTGFGTHHLVEPQTPATVMLVRRIVAALGVEVDLTLARALFAGLYTDTGGFRFGGADALRLGAELVDAGVEPRELMRELSGASSFAWLAALATILAGARREPDAVGGAGLVWASVDAATVDRFRSEVASVSGHLMATAGDGVAALISEISPGEWSTSLRGTGVPDLSAVATRLGGGGHPGAAGVERPGPVSDVLDALRTELAAQVDIENARAAG from the coding sequence ATGGCCCCGGGCCCGGTACCGGCCACACCGCCCGGGCACCGCGACGTCCCACCCGGCCCGGTCGACGCCGACGGCGTGGCCGAGCTGCTCCGTGGCGCGTCCGGGGTGCTCGTGCTCGGGCACATCCGCCCGGACGCCGACGCGATGGGCAGCGCCGTCGCGCTGGCCACCGCCGTCCGCCGGTCCGGGGTGCCCGCCGTGGTGTCGTTCGGCGGCCCGGACCCGGTGCCGGAGACGCTGCGGACGCTTGACCCGGACGGACTGGTCGTCGAGCCGGACGAGGTCCCGCAGCGCCCGGACGTGCTCGTCTGCTGCGACGTGTCGTCACCCCCGAGGCTCGGCTCGCTGACCCCGCTGCTGGACGCGGCGCGGGTGTCGCTGGTCGTCGACCACCACGCGTCGTACACCGGGTTCGGGACGCACCACCTGGTGGAGCCGCAGACGCCGGCCACGGTGATGCTCGTCCGCCGGATCGTCGCCGCGCTCGGCGTCGAGGTGGACCTGACGCTCGCCCGCGCGCTGTTCGCCGGGCTCTACACCGACACCGGGGGGTTCCGCTTCGGGGGCGCGGACGCGCTGCGCCTCGGGGCGGAGCTCGTCGACGCGGGGGTGGAGCCGCGGGAGCTGATGCGCGAGCTGTCCGGGGCGTCGTCGTTCGCATGGCTGGCCGCGCTGGCCACGATCCTGGCCGGGGCACGGCGGGAGCCGGACGCGGTCGGTGGCGCGGGTCTGGTCTGGGCCAGTGTGGACGCCGCGACGGTGGACCGGTTCCGGTCCGAGGTGGCCTCGGTGTCCGGGCACCTGATGGCCACCGCCGGCGACGGGGTGGCCGCGCTGATCAGCGAGATCTCGCCGGGGGAGTGGTCGACGTCGTTGCGCGGCACCGGCGTGCCGGACCTGTCGGCGGTGGCCACCCGTCTCGGCGGGGGCGGGCACCCGGGGGCGGCCGGGGTGGAGCGCCCGGGGCCCGTCTCCGACGTGCTGGACGCCCTGCGCACCGAGCTCGCCGCGCAGGTCGACATCGAGAACGCTCGCGCCGCAGGGTGA
- a CDS encoding MATE family efflux transporter, with product MSSLRRSEGGARDILRLAVPALPVLAAEPLYVLVDTAVVGRLGAVPLAGLAVAGVLFSQVTTQLNFLSYGTTARASRLHGAGRRSDAVTEGVQATWLALGVGLLVLVAGQLLAGPVSRALAGAGTPSGDAVAAGAESWLRIALFGAPLVLVTLAGNGWMRGVQDTVRPLRYVIAGNGLSALLCPLLVFGIGGWDGWGLEGSAVSNVVAQTVTAGFFLRALYVERATAAAGEPVRLRPMPSVLRAQAVLGRDLLLRTLGFQACFLSATAVAARFGAPSVAAHQIVLQLWVFQALVLDSVAIAAQALVGSALGSSSAAPSSASSSSSAGSSPAASSSSGAGSGAGSGGDGAARARAVAARVTRYGLVLGVGFGVLFAALYPFLPGVFTSDVAVLAVVPMAWWFFAGLQPIAGVVFALDGVLLGAGDAAFLRTTTLIAALGGFLPMIWASLVFDWGLAGIWAGLSAFMVIRLVAVGRRGWSGKWAVTGAVRA from the coding sequence ATGTCGTCGCTCCGCAGGTCCGAGGGCGGTGCGCGGGACATCCTGCGCCTGGCCGTGCCGGCGCTGCCGGTGCTCGCCGCCGAGCCGCTCTACGTCCTCGTGGACACGGCCGTCGTCGGCCGGCTCGGTGCGGTACCGCTGGCCGGTCTCGCCGTGGCCGGGGTGCTGTTCAGCCAGGTCACCACCCAGCTCAACTTCCTGTCCTACGGCACCACCGCGCGCGCGTCGCGGCTGCACGGTGCCGGACGGCGTTCCGACGCCGTCACCGAGGGCGTGCAGGCGACCTGGCTGGCACTGGGCGTCGGGCTGCTGGTGCTCGTCGCCGGGCAGCTGCTGGCCGGACCGGTGAGCCGGGCCCTGGCCGGTGCCGGGACGCCGTCCGGCGACGCGGTTGCGGCCGGGGCCGAGTCGTGGCTGCGGATCGCGCTGTTCGGGGCGCCGCTGGTCCTCGTGACGCTGGCCGGCAACGGCTGGATGCGCGGTGTGCAGGACACCGTCCGCCCGCTGCGCTACGTGATCGCCGGCAACGGCCTGTCCGCGCTGCTGTGCCCGCTGCTGGTGTTCGGGATCGGCGGCTGGGACGGCTGGGGGCTGGAGGGGTCGGCGGTGTCCAACGTCGTCGCGCAGACGGTGACGGCCGGGTTCTTCCTGCGGGCCCTGTACGTCGAGCGCGCCACCGCCGCGGCCGGCGAGCCGGTCCGTCTGCGGCCGATGCCGTCGGTGCTGCGCGCGCAGGCCGTGCTCGGGCGCGACCTGCTGCTGCGCACGCTGGGGTTCCAGGCCTGTTTCCTGTCCGCGACGGCCGTCGCCGCCCGGTTCGGTGCGCCGTCGGTCGCGGCGCACCAGATCGTGCTGCAGCTGTGGGTGTTCCAGGCGCTGGTGCTGGACTCGGTGGCGATCGCCGCGCAGGCACTCGTCGGGTCGGCGCTGGGATCGTCGTCCGCCGCCCCGTCCTCCGCTTCGTCGTCGTCCTCCGCCGGGTCCTCGCCCGCCGCGTCGTCGTCGTCCGGGGCGGGGTCCGGGGCGGGGTCCGGTGGTGACGGCGCGGCCCGGGCGCGGGCGGTCGCGGCGCGGGTGACGCGCTACGGGCTGGTGCTCGGCGTCGGGTTCGGGGTCCTGTTCGCCGCTCTCTACCCGTTCCTGCCCGGGGTGTTCACCTCGGACGTCGCCGTGCTCGCGGTGGTGCCGATGGCGTGGTGGTTCTTCGCCGGGCTGCAGCCGATCGCCGGGGTGGTGTTCGCCCTGGACGGCGTGCTGCTCGGCGCCGGGGACGCCGCGTTCCTGCGGACGACGACGCTCATCGCGGCCCTGGGCGGGTTCCTGCCGATGATCTGGGCGTCGCTGGTGTTCGACTGGGGCCTCGCCGGGATCTGGGCCGGCCTGAGCGCGTTCATGGTGATCCGGCTCGTCGCCGTCGGGCGGCGGGGATGGTCGGGGAAGTGGGCCGTGACGGGGGCGGTGCGCGCCTGA
- a CDS encoding class I SAM-dependent methyltransferase, which yields MGAVAPSSPWLSARLAMVAPTQGSPVVVELGPGTGAVSELVSRRLPESARHLAVELDPAMARYLATAHPGVEVINGDAAKLGALLAERDVRSVDAVISGLPWSLFDRETQRAILGQVVTAIGETGVFATFAYPGGMPLPSARRFRATLHETFDEVVVTRTVWRNLPPAFCYLCRRPKVAGI from the coding sequence ATGGGGGCGGTGGCCCCCAGCTCGCCGTGGCTCTCGGCCCGGCTCGCGATGGTGGCACCCACGCAGGGCAGCCCGGTCGTCGTCGAGCTCGGCCCCGGCACCGGCGCCGTCAGCGAGCTGGTGTCGCGCCGTCTCCCGGAGTCCGCGCGGCACCTCGCCGTGGAGCTGGACCCGGCGATGGCCCGCTACCTCGCGACCGCGCACCCCGGCGTCGAGGTGATCAACGGCGACGCCGCCAAGCTCGGCGCGCTCCTGGCCGAGCGGGACGTGCGATCCGTCGACGCCGTGATCAGCGGCCTGCCCTGGTCGCTGTTCGACCGGGAGACCCAGCGCGCGATCCTCGGGCAGGTGGTGACCGCGATCGGCGAGACCGGCGTGTTCGCCACGTTCGCCTACCCCGGTGGCATGCCGCTGCCGTCGGCCCGGCGGTTCCGGGCGACGCTGCACGAGACGTTCGACGAGGTCGTCGTCACCCGCACGGTGTGGCGCAACCTGCCGCCCGCGTTCTGCTACCTGTGCCGGCGTCCGAAGGTCGCCGGGATCTGA
- the rbfA gene encoding 30S ribosome-binding factor RbfA, producing the protein MVDHARARKLSKRISQIVAEALEHEVKDPRLSMVTITDTRVTGDLREATVYYTVMGASVDSPPDTQGVAAALASATGVLRSRVGQQTGVRHTPSLTFFLDEVPDEARRMEELLARTRASDAEVARLAAGASPAGDPDPYRAPRDDEE; encoded by the coding sequence ATGGTCGACCACGCACGCGCACGCAAGCTGTCGAAGCGGATCTCGCAGATCGTCGCCGAGGCCCTCGAGCACGAGGTGAAGGACCCGCGCCTGTCGATGGTGACGATCACCGACACCCGGGTCACCGGTGACCTGCGGGAGGCGACCGTCTACTACACGGTGATGGGCGCCTCGGTGGACTCCCCGCCGGACACCCAGGGGGTGGCGGCCGCGCTGGCCAGCGCCACCGGGGTGCTGCGCAGCCGGGTCGGTCAGCAGACCGGCGTCCGGCACACGCCGAGCCTGACGTTCTTCCTCGACGAGGTGCCCGACGAGGCCCGCCGGATGGAGGAGCTCCTCGCCCGCACCCGGGCCTCCGACGCCGAGGTCGCGCGCCTGGCCGCGGGCGCGTCCCCGGCCGGTGATCCGGACCCGTACCGCGCCCCGCGCGACGACGAGGAGTGA
- a CDS encoding helix-turn-helix domain-containing protein: MTGDQPDTTANRERQRELYGAPMSDRVHRLTGALGVTQARLAATLGMSPAMLSQLVSGRRVKIGDPAVLTRLMALDERVARGPVPPEEVPSLLEQAHAARLQWSAADDAARPPAPAPVVPAPRRVPPRPVPTADDALRGVSAPARLVAAAAALAPSFPEIAEVLRRAASRPVR, encoded by the coding sequence ATGACCGGCGACCAGCCCGACACCACCGCCAACCGCGAGCGTCAGCGCGAGCTCTACGGGGCACCGATGTCCGACCGCGTGCACAGGCTGACCGGTGCGCTGGGGGTGACCCAGGCCCGGCTCGCCGCGACGCTCGGGATGAGCCCGGCGATGCTGTCGCAGCTGGTCAGCGGCCGACGTGTGAAGATCGGCGACCCGGCCGTGCTGACCCGGCTGATGGCGCTCGACGAGCGGGTGGCCCGCGGCCCGGTCCCGCCGGAGGAGGTGCCGTCGCTGCTGGAGCAGGCGCACGCGGCGCGGCTGCAGTGGTCGGCCGCGGACGACGCCGCCCGTCCTCCCGCACCGGCACCGGTGGTCCCGGCGCCGCGCCGCGTCCCGCCCCGGCCTGTCCCGACCGCGGACGACGCGCTGCGCGGCGTGTCCGCCCCCGCCCGCCTGGTCGCGGCCGCGGCGGCGCTGGCCCCGTCGTTCCCGGAGATCGCCGAGGTGCTCCGCCGCGCCGCGAGCCGGCCCGTGCGGTGA
- a CDS encoding cation:dicarboxylate symporter family transporter — MAEAASTAADTGSIAPPRTKKKFYTQLWFWVLIGIVAGIGVGLAAPDFAKELKWLADSFVQMIKVIIGPVIFCTVIVGIASLGNLARAGGLALRALGYFLVMTVIALAIGLLAGNLFTPGLGFEGTPDPAQIADAQESLGTASGESGVVAFIQDSLLPSSFLGPFVDNSVLQVLVLAILSACAISGLNANLRTRIVSSIESIAQVIFGIIKLIMWAAPVAAFGGMAYTVGAFGVESLQNLGLLMAVFWGTCLVFIVVVLGAVSWLSGFNILKVIRLVKDELLIIVGTSSSESVLPRLLTKLQAAGASKQTVGMVIPTGYSFNLDGTCIYLTLGALFIIQAGGENLPIGAQIGLAVLMVLTSKGAAGVTGAGLVTLAASLQAFGGEFFTPEAIVVGLALIVGIDRVMSEGRALTNCIGNVVATFVVARWNGELDRERLRAVLNDPKLVESAMDAAHGGGTPIEEPAEKESERSTEKVGSPA; from the coding sequence ATGGCCGAGGCCGCCAGCACCGCCGCTGACACGGGGAGCATCGCCCCGCCGCGGACGAAGAAGAAGTTCTACACCCAGCTCTGGTTCTGGGTGCTGATCGGCATCGTCGCGGGCATCGGGGTGGGACTGGCCGCGCCGGACTTCGCCAAGGAACTCAAGTGGCTGGCCGACTCCTTCGTCCAGATGATCAAGGTCATCATCGGCCCGGTCATCTTCTGCACCGTGATCGTCGGTATCGCCTCGCTGGGCAACCTGGCCCGCGCCGGTGGACTGGCGCTGCGCGCGCTGGGCTACTTCCTGGTGATGACGGTGATCGCCCTGGCGATCGGTCTGCTCGCGGGCAACCTGTTCACCCCCGGCCTCGGCTTCGAGGGCACCCCCGACCCTGCGCAGATCGCGGACGCCCAGGAGAGCCTCGGCACCGCGAGCGGTGAGTCCGGCGTGGTCGCGTTCATCCAGGACAGCCTGCTGCCGTCGAGCTTCCTCGGCCCGTTCGTCGACAACTCGGTGCTGCAGGTGCTGGTGCTGGCGATCCTGAGCGCCTGCGCGATCAGCGGCCTGAACGCGAACCTGCGCACCCGCATCGTCAGCAGCATCGAGTCGATCGCCCAGGTCATCTTCGGCATCATCAAGCTGATCATGTGGGCCGCGCCGGTCGCCGCGTTCGGCGGGATGGCCTACACCGTCGGGGCGTTCGGTGTCGAGTCGCTGCAGAACCTCGGCCTGCTGATGGCCGTGTTCTGGGGCACCTGCCTGGTGTTCATCGTCGTCGTGCTCGGTGCGGTGTCCTGGCTGTCCGGGTTCAACATCCTCAAGGTGATCCGGCTGGTCAAGGACGAGCTGCTGATCATCGTCGGCACGTCCTCGTCGGAGTCGGTGCTGCCGCGGCTGCTCACCAAGCTGCAGGCCGCCGGTGCGTCCAAGCAGACCGTCGGCATGGTCATCCCGACCGGCTACTCGTTCAACCTCGACGGCACCTGCATCTACCTGACCCTGGGTGCGCTGTTCATCATCCAGGCCGGTGGCGAGAACCTGCCGATCGGTGCGCAGATCGGCCTGGCCGTGCTGATGGTGCTGACGTCGAAGGGTGCCGCCGGCGTCACCGGCGCCGGTCTGGTCACCCTGGCCGCGTCGCTGCAGGCCTTCGGCGGGGAGTTCTTCACCCCGGAGGCGATCGTCGTCGGGCTGGCGCTGATCGTCGGCATCGACCGCGTGATGAGCGAGGGCCGGGCGCTGACCAACTGCATCGGCAACGTCGTCGCCACGTTCGTCGTCGCCCGCTGGAACGGCGAGCTCGACCGCGAGCGTCTGCGGGCCGTGCTGAACGACCCGAAGCTGGTGGAGTCCGCGATGGACGCCGCGCACGGTGGCGGTACGCCGATCGAGGAGCCCGCGGAGAAGGAGTCCGAGCGCTCCACCGAGAAGGTCGGCAGCCCCGCCTGA
- a CDS encoding DUF503 domain-containing protein: MYVGALECDVLLGDVRSLKQKRSLVRPVLAELRRFEVAAAEAGHLDLHRRALLGVSCVAADAAHVRAVLERCERLVAARPELELLSVRHRLLGPEDE; this comes from the coding sequence GTGTACGTCGGTGCACTGGAGTGCGACGTCCTGCTCGGCGACGTCCGGTCGTTGAAGCAGAAGCGGTCGCTGGTGCGGCCGGTACTGGCCGAGCTGCGCCGGTTCGAGGTCGCGGCGGCCGAGGCCGGGCACCTGGACCTGCACCGCCGCGCACTGCTCGGTGTGAGCTGCGTGGCCGCCGACGCCGCGCACGTACGGGCGGTGCTGGAGCGCTGCGAGCGTCTGGTGGCGGCCCGCCCGGAGCTGGAGCTGCTCTCGGTGCGGCACCGGCTGCTGGGCCCCGAGGACGAGTAG
- a CDS encoding response regulator transcription factor — protein MRVLLVEDDDVLGDALRRTLTAAGYSARRVGSGAEALAALADDPDVVLLDMGLPDRDGLGVCREIRERSRVPILAITGRGDVAARVQGLRSGADDYLVKPVSTDELLARIEAVLRRSTGAAVAAVVAVGDVEVDLDRRVVTAAGETVAVTRKEFDLLAALARREGAVVERAELLEQVWGTADASAARTLEAHVASLRSKLGARDVVATVRGVGYRLAR, from the coding sequence GTGCGGGTACTGCTGGTCGAGGACGACGACGTGCTCGGGGACGCCCTCCGGCGCACCCTGACCGCGGCCGGGTACTCCGCGCGCCGGGTCGGCAGCGGCGCCGAGGCCCTCGCCGCGCTGGCCGACGACCCGGACGTCGTCCTGCTGGACATGGGCCTGCCCGACCGGGACGGGCTCGGCGTCTGCCGCGAGATCCGGGAGCGCTCCCGGGTGCCGATCCTGGCCATCACTGGACGCGGCGACGTCGCCGCCCGGGTGCAGGGACTGCGCAGCGGCGCCGACGACTACCTGGTCAAACCGGTCTCCACCGACGAACTGCTGGCGCGGATCGAGGCCGTCCTGCGGCGCAGCACCGGGGCCGCGGTGGCCGCCGTCGTCGCCGTCGGGGACGTGGAGGTGGACCTGGACCGCCGGGTCGTCACCGCCGCGGGGGAGACCGTCGCGGTGACCCGCAAGGAGTTCGACCTGCTCGCCGCCCTGGCCCGCCGCGAGGGCGCGGTCGTCGAACGCGCCGAGCTGCTCGAACAGGTCTGGGGCACCGCGGACGCCTCCGCCGCCCGCACGCTGGAGGCGCACGTCGCGTCGCTGCGGTCCAAGCTCGGCGCCCGCGACGTCGTCGCCACCGTCCGGGGCGTGGGCTACCGGCTGGCGCGCTGA